The proteins below come from a single Natrinema sp. SYSU A 869 genomic window:
- a CDS encoding urease accessory UreF family protein — protein MTTDPSSFLTALRLSDLFLPVGGYTASYGLEQYINEDRIESGEDLRALLAAYLRRIVGPCETAALANAHAASADGDRRRLLAVDERLHAVTMPREFRESSTKAGAKLCELLDSDATPNGANAGEGRAERTESASPAADGGDFTTAFGDAIETGATPGHYPVVFGVVTQARGLERLEACLSHAHSFVTGLLGAAQRLGRFGHTEIQSVLEALEPVITAVCERHVDDDIAAMASFAPLAEIMGMRHERAGRRLFMS, from the coding sequence ATGACCACTGACCCCAGTTCGTTCCTGACTGCGCTCCGTCTCTCGGACTTGTTTCTCCCTGTCGGCGGATACACGGCCTCATACGGCCTCGAACAGTACATCAATGAGGATCGGATCGAGTCCGGCGAGGATCTCCGGGCACTGCTGGCAGCCTACCTGCGGCGGATAGTCGGCCCCTGCGAGACCGCTGCGCTGGCGAACGCCCACGCCGCCAGCGCTGACGGCGACCGCCGGCGACTGCTTGCCGTCGACGAGCGACTTCACGCGGTGACTATGCCTCGGGAGTTCCGCGAGAGTTCGACGAAGGCGGGGGCAAAGCTCTGCGAACTGCTCGATTCGGACGCGACCCCGAACGGAGCGAACGCGGGCGAAGGACGGGCGGAGCGGACCGAATCGGCGTCACCGGCGGCCGACGGCGGCGACTTCACGACCGCGTTCGGCGACGCGATCGAGACCGGCGCGACGCCGGGGCACTATCCGGTCGTGTTCGGCGTCGTGACTCAAGCACGCGGTCTTGAACGACTCGAGGCTTGTCTCTCACACGCCCACTCGTTCGTCACGGGACTGCTCGGCGCGGCACAGCGGCTCGGCCGGTTCGGCCACACCGAGATCCAGTCGGTACTCGAGGCGCTGGAGCCGGTGATCACCGCGGTCTGCGAGCGCCATGTCGATGATGACATCGCAGCGATGGCCTCGTTTGCCCCGCTGGCCGAGATCATGGGAATGCGCCACGAACGCGCCGGGCGACGGCTGTTCATGAGCTAG
- a CDS encoding DUF6684 family protein: MSRRAFDAEITLDLAVNVIPFLIIGFFVAVFAVFNPWGFDPLRSTIQFAILLVTMGTLAVVTYIAARAIETDDRTRHDTSET, from the coding sequence ATGAGCCGACGCGCCTTCGACGCGGAAATCACACTGGACCTCGCAGTCAACGTAATCCCGTTTCTGATCATCGGGTTCTTCGTCGCGGTCTTCGCAGTGTTCAACCCGTGGGGATTCGACCCACTCCGGTCGACGATCCAGTTCGCCATCCTGTTGGTGACGATGGGGACGCTCGCGGTCGTGACGTATATCGCGGCTCGAGCGATCGAAACCGACGACCGAACACGACACGACACGTCCGAGACGTAG
- a CDS encoding M28 family metallopeptidase: protein MSDWIGTVFESDVGWDHLEGLVDIGNRMAGSEGEREAAELTRDALADAGARNARLESFEIQGWTREDSAITAGDTTQDCIALPRSPDDRVVAPLIDLGYGLPDDFEETDIENAVVMVRSDVPTYYDRYIHRREKYHHAVEHGAVGFVYRNHVEGCLPPTGSVGWNDEPIGPIPAVGVSSEVGARLGRRFDDESITVSAEADIHPAESQNVRAELGPDTDERILVTSHVDAHDIAEGAMDNGAGTAMIVEIANALADREDDLETRVEFVGFGAEEVGLMGSTRYAERADHDAIKAVVNSDGVVRDRTLSIITHGFDALQDVANDIADRYDHPIGTVPKLGPHSDHWSFVKWGVPGCHVKSMSDDAGRGWGHTFADTIEKLEPRTLREQAILLTEYVVALARDDVTVTRRDREEIAADLESQDLAEGMRITGDWPYDG from the coding sequence ATGTCCGACTGGATCGGAACCGTCTTCGAGAGCGACGTGGGCTGGGACCACCTTGAGGGACTCGTCGATATCGGCAACCGGATGGCCGGCAGCGAGGGCGAACGGGAGGCCGCCGAACTGACCCGGGACGCGCTGGCCGACGCCGGCGCACGAAACGCCCGCCTCGAGTCGTTCGAGATACAGGGCTGGACGCGGGAAGATAGCGCGATCACGGCCGGTGACACGACCCAGGACTGTATCGCCCTCCCACGCAGTCCCGACGACCGCGTCGTCGCGCCGCTGATCGATCTCGGGTACGGCTTACCGGATGATTTCGAGGAGACCGACATCGAGAACGCGGTCGTCATGGTCCGCAGCGACGTTCCAACCTACTACGACCGGTACATCCACCGCCGAGAAAAGTACCACCACGCGGTCGAGCACGGTGCGGTGGGATTCGTCTACCGCAATCACGTCGAGGGCTGTCTCCCGCCGACCGGCAGCGTCGGCTGGAACGACGAGCCGATCGGGCCGATTCCGGCCGTCGGCGTCTCGAGCGAGGTCGGCGCGCGGCTCGGTCGCCGGTTCGACGATGAGTCGATCACGGTCTCAGCCGAAGCCGACATCCATCCCGCCGAGAGCCAGAACGTTCGCGCCGAACTCGGCCCCGACACCGACGAGCGCATCCTCGTGACGAGCCACGTCGACGCCCACGATATCGCCGAGGGAGCGATGGACAACGGCGCTGGAACCGCGATGATCGTCGAAATCGCGAACGCGCTAGCGGATCGCGAGGACGACCTCGAGACCCGCGTCGAGTTCGTCGGCTTCGGGGCGGAAGAGGTCGGCCTGATGGGCTCGACGCGATACGCCGAGCGGGCAGATCACGACGCGATCAAGGCAGTCGTCAACAGCGACGGCGTCGTCCGCGATCGGACGCTCTCGATTATCACACACGGGTTCGACGCGCTGCAGGACGTCGCGAACGATATCGCGGATCGGTACGATCACCCGATCGGAACCGTCCCCAAGCTCGGCCCCCACAGCGATCACTGGTCGTTCGTCAAGTGGGGCGTACCGGGCTGTCACGTCAAATCGATGTCGGACGATGCGGGTCGGGGCTGGGGCCACACCTTCGCCGATACCATCGAGAAACTCGAGCCCCGGACCCTGCGCGAACAGGCGATCCTCCTGACCGAATACGTCGTCGCACTCGCTCGCGACGACGTGACGGTTACCCGTCGCGATCGCGAGGAAATCGCAGCTGACCTCGAATCACAGGACCTTGCCGAAGGGATGCGGATCACCGGCGACTGGCCCTACGACGGGTGA
- a CDS encoding NAD(+)/NADH kinase: MDAAWDGDDSPVVGVVDAETDAIDAIEIDDPLESAVADVDGTIASGTLEDVLAAKPSVLVAVGEATLSAVARVDVDSPVLPVGSVTGVESVDRDHLPDALEAVLSGRAVRRERPVLGVTLESADTDDSDDPAIRERALFDVTLITDEPARISEYSVRDRGSDVATFRADGVVTATPAGSHGYASAVDAPQLSPATDAVAVAPIGPFVTQTRQWVLPTDALTFAVERDEGDVTLVVDGRSVGTVTVDSQVRVSLAGSLTTLAVPDDRLKNE, from the coding sequence ATGGATGCCGCGTGGGACGGGGACGACTCCCCTGTCGTCGGCGTCGTCGATGCCGAGACGGACGCAATCGACGCCATCGAGATCGACGACCCCCTCGAGTCAGCGGTCGCCGACGTCGACGGAACGATCGCGAGCGGCACGCTCGAGGACGTTCTCGCGGCGAAGCCGTCGGTGCTGGTGGCAGTCGGCGAGGCGACCCTGTCGGCAGTCGCTCGCGTTGACGTCGACTCACCCGTGCTTCCGGTCGGTTCCGTCACCGGGGTCGAGTCGGTCGACCGCGATCATCTTCCCGACGCGCTCGAGGCCGTTCTCTCCGGGCGCGCCGTCCGTCGCGAGCGCCCCGTTCTGGGGGTCACCCTCGAATCGGCAGATACTGACGATTCGGACGACCCCGCGATCCGAGAGCGCGCCCTGTTCGACGTGACGCTCATCACCGATGAACCCGCTCGAATCTCCGAGTACAGCGTCCGAGACCGGGGGTCGGATGTCGCAACCTTTCGTGCCGACGGCGTCGTAACGGCGACGCCGGCGGGGAGCCACGGCTATGCGAGCGCGGTGGACGCACCGCAGCTCTCGCCGGCCACCGACGCGGTCGCGGTCGCTCCGATCGGGCCCTTCGTCACGCAGACCCGTCAGTGGGTGCTGCCCACCGACGCGCTGACGTTCGCGGTCGAACGCGATGAGGGCGACGTCACCCTCGTCGTCGACGGCCGCTCGGTCGGCACGGTCACCGTCGATTCGCAGGTCAGGGTCTCCCTCGCCGGCTCGCTCACGACGCTGGCCGTTCCGGACGACCGACTCAAGAACGAGTAG
- the nth gene encoding endonuclease III yields MGTPRETTQAQAEAVVDRLEEEYPDSTISLRYSNRLELLIAVILSAQCTDERVNKETKHLFETYDGAEDYANADQDELAEDLNSITYYNSKAEYIRDSCATILKEHDGEVPDTMDELTELSGVGRKTANVVLQHGHDIVEGIVVDTHVQRLSRRLGLTEETYPERIEQDLIEIVPEDDWQQFTHLCIDHGRAVCTAQNPDCSDCVLADLCPSEKGDSEIDLASGDPW; encoded by the coding sequence ATGGGAACCCCACGCGAGACGACGCAGGCGCAAGCCGAGGCGGTCGTCGATCGCCTCGAGGAGGAGTATCCGGATTCGACGATTTCGCTGCGGTACTCGAACCGCCTCGAGTTGCTGATCGCGGTGATCCTCTCGGCGCAGTGTACGGACGAGCGGGTGAACAAGGAGACGAAGCACCTCTTCGAGACGTACGATGGGGCCGAGGACTACGCGAACGCGGATCAGGACGAACTCGCGGAGGACCTCAACTCGATCACCTACTACAACAGCAAGGCGGAGTACATCCGCGACTCCTGTGCGACGATCCTCAAGGAACACGACGGCGAGGTGCCGGACACGATGGACGAGCTGACCGAACTCTCCGGCGTCGGTCGGAAGACGGCGAACGTCGTCCTCCAACACGGCCACGACATCGTTGAGGGGATCGTCGTCGACACGCACGTCCAGCGGCTCTCGCGGCGGCTGGGGCTGACCGAGGAGACGTATCCTGAACGGATCGAACAGGACCTGATCGAGATCGTCCCCGAGGACGACTGGCAACAGTTCACTCACCTCTGTATTGATCACGGGCGAGCGGTCTGTACGGCACAGAACCCCGACTGTAGCGACTGCGTGCTGGCAGATCTCTGCCCGTCCGAAAAGGGTGACAGCGAGATCGATCTCGCCTCCGGCGATCCCTGGTAA
- the mvaD gene encoding phosphomevalonate decarboxylase MvaD, with translation MKATAMAHPIQGLVKYHGMRDDIKRLPYHDSISVCTAPSHTRTTVEFSMDYEEDTFVVDGEELDGRAYERVEAVVEKARSKSDAAHTVYPVRLESENSFPSNVGLGSSSSGFAAAAMALAEAAELDASKQEISTIARVGSASAARAVTGAFSQLHTGLNDEDCRSKRVPSDLHENLKIIVGLVPYHKETEDAHREAADSHMFQARNAHIHGQIAEMRDALRNGDFETAFELAEHDSLSLAATTMTGPSGWVYWQPATLAVFNTVRELREEEDIPVYFSTDTGASVYVNTTEEHAEEVEEAVSDCGVSTTTWDVGGPAQLLDEDEHLF, from the coding sequence ATGAAAGCCACGGCCATGGCCCACCCCATTCAGGGGCTGGTCAAGTATCACGGGATGCGCGACGATATCAAGCGACTCCCCTATCACGACAGCATCAGCGTCTGTACGGCCCCCAGCCACACGCGGACGACTGTCGAGTTCTCCATGGACTACGAAGAGGACACCTTCGTCGTCGACGGCGAGGAACTCGACGGGCGCGCGTACGAACGGGTTGAGGCCGTCGTCGAGAAGGCCCGCTCGAAGTCCGACGCCGCGCATACGGTGTATCCCGTCCGCCTCGAGAGCGAGAACAGCTTCCCCTCGAACGTCGGGCTGGGCTCTTCGTCGTCCGGATTCGCGGCCGCGGCAATGGCGCTGGCTGAGGCAGCCGAGCTTGACGCCTCGAAACAGGAAATCTCAACGATCGCCCGCGTCGGCTCGGCCTCGGCCGCGCGTGCGGTCACCGGCGCGTTCTCGCAGTTGCATACGGGTCTGAACGATGAGGACTGTCGCTCCAAACGGGTTCCGTCGGACCTCCACGAGAATCTGAAGATTATCGTCGGCCTCGTCCCCTACCACAAGGAAACCGAGGACGCTCACCGAGAGGCCGCTGACAGCCACATGTTCCAGGCGCGGAATGCCCACATTCACGGCCAGATCGCCGAGATGCGCGACGCGTTGCGTAACGGCGACTTCGAGACCGCGTTCGAACTCGCCGAACACGACTCGCTGTCGCTCGCGGCAACCACGATGACCGGCCCCTCGGGCTGGGTCTACTGGCAGCCCGCTACCCTGGCCGTCTTCAACACGGTGCGCGAACTCCGCGAGGAAGAGGACATTCCTGTCTACTTCTCGACCGACACCGGAGCCAGTGTCTACGTCAACACCACCGAGGAGCACGCCGAGGAAGTCGAGGAGGCCGTCTCTGACTGCGGCGTCTCGACGACTACGTGGGACGTCGGCGGTCCCGCCCAGCTGCTCGACGAGGACGAGCACTTGTTCTAA
- a CDS encoding FAD-dependent oxidoreductase encodes MHVVVLGAGYAGLTLTRLLEEDLPEEAAITLVNESPDHLVQHELHRVIRRPELVAAITVGLPEVLERATVHVASVEEIDRDERVVSLSTGALSYDVAAVCLGAQTAYYGLEGVREHVTPLKRLLHASRIRSGALGAFRSDDPRIVVGGAGLSGVQVAGELAALAREERSEATITILEQLENVAPNFPANFQRAVRETLEEQGIDVRTDAAVLRANETHVHLESGERVPYDQFVWTGGIRGADALEGERPTVESDLRLDDRTFALGDAVRAVDADEEPVPASAQAAVREARTVAENIAALSTADIESETGTEASAAPLEAFTFDSPGWVVSVGDDAVATVGSRVLTGRPAKALKTTIGLGYLSAVSDVENTAGLAYRELVPERFQRDQ; translated from the coding sequence ATGCACGTCGTCGTCCTCGGCGCGGGGTACGCGGGGCTGACCCTAACGCGGCTGCTCGAGGAGGACCTCCCCGAGGAGGCAGCTATCACGCTGGTCAACGAGTCGCCGGACCATCTCGTCCAGCACGAACTCCATCGGGTGATTCGCCGGCCGGAACTGGTCGCCGCAATCACGGTCGGGCTACCAGAGGTGCTCGAGCGAGCCACCGTTCACGTCGCCAGCGTCGAGGAAATCGATCGGGACGAGCGGGTCGTCTCCCTCTCGACCGGCGCGCTTTCCTACGACGTGGCGGCGGTCTGTCTCGGCGCACAGACGGCCTACTACGGGCTCGAGGGCGTTCGCGAGCATGTGACGCCGCTCAAGCGACTCTTGCACGCGAGTCGAATCCGATCGGGAGCGCTCGGGGCGTTCCGATCCGACGATCCCCGAATCGTCGTCGGCGGTGCCGGCCTCTCGGGCGTTCAGGTCGCGGGCGAACTGGCAGCACTCGCCCGCGAGGAACGCAGCGAGGCGACGATCACGATCCTCGAGCAACTCGAGAACGTCGCACCGAACTTCCCTGCGAACTTCCAGCGGGCGGTCCGAGAAACGCTTGAGGAGCAGGGGATCGATGTCCGGACCGACGCGGCCGTGCTGCGAGCCAACGAGACGCACGTCCACCTCGAGTCGGGCGAGCGTGTTCCATACGATCAGTTCGTCTGGACCGGTGGGATTCGAGGCGCGGACGCGCTCGAGGGGGAGCGCCCGACGGTCGAGAGCGACCTCCGGCTTGACGATCGGACGTTCGCACTCGGGGACGCCGTTCGCGCGGTCGATGCCGACGAGGAACCGGTCCCGGCGAGCGCACAGGCCGCCGTGCGGGAAGCGCGGACGGTCGCGGAGAACATCGCTGCCCTCAGCACAGCTGACATCGAGTCGGAGACCGGCACTGAAGCGTCGGCCGCACCCCTCGAGGCGTTCACGTTCGACTCGCCCGGCTGGGTGGTCAGCGTCGGCGACGACGCGGTCGCGACGGTCGGCTCCCGAGTCCTCACGGGACGGCCGGCGAAGGCGTTGAAGACGACCATCGGTCTCGGCTATCTCTCCGCCGTCAGTGACGTCGAAAACACAGCGGGGCTCGCATATCGGGAACTCGTCCCGGAGCGATTCCAGCGCGATCAGTGA
- the fen gene encoding flap endonuclease-1, which produces MGNAALRDIAVIEDIPFNEIEGVVAVDAHNWLYRYLTTTVKWTNSGKYTTADGTEVANLVGIVQGLPKFFEHDITPVMVFDGGPSDLKDDEIESRREQRRSYEDQLETAREEGDEVAIAQLESRTQRLTSTIQETSRELLRLLDVPIVEAPAEGEAQAAHMVKRGDADYVGSEDYDALLFGSPLTLRQLTSKGDPELMDLEATLEHHDLTLEQLIDAAILIGTDFNEGVSGIGPKTAIKAITENGDLWSVLEARGAHIEYGDRVRQLFRDPNVTDDYEFDTAIDPDLEAAKSYVTDEWGVDAGEIERGFERLEESVTQTGLDRWT; this is translated from the coding sequence ATGGGAAACGCTGCACTTCGTGACATCGCCGTCATCGAGGACATCCCCTTCAACGAGATTGAGGGCGTCGTCGCCGTCGACGCACACAACTGGCTCTACCGATACCTGACGACGACCGTCAAGTGGACCAACAGCGGCAAGTATACGACCGCGGACGGGACCGAAGTCGCCAATCTCGTTGGCATCGTCCAGGGATTGCCCAAGTTCTTCGAACACGACATCACGCCGGTGATGGTCTTCGACGGCGGCCCCTCCGATCTCAAGGACGACGAGATCGAGTCCCGTCGCGAGCAACGGCGGAGCTACGAGGACCAACTCGAGACCGCCCGTGAGGAGGGCGACGAGGTCGCCATCGCGCAACTCGAGTCGCGCACACAGCGGCTGACGTCGACGATTCAGGAGACCAGCCGCGAACTCCTCCGGCTGCTCGACGTTCCGATCGTCGAAGCGCCGGCGGAGGGCGAGGCCCAGGCCGCCCACATGGTCAAACGGGGCGACGCCGACTACGTCGGCTCTGAGGACTACGACGCCTTGCTCTTCGGCTCGCCGCTGACGCTGCGCCAACTGACGAGCAAGGGCGATCCCGAACTGATGGATCTCGAGGCAACTCTCGAACACCACGACCTGACCCTCGAGCAGTTGATCGACGCGGCGATCCTCATCGGGACGGACTTCAATGAGGGTGTCTCCGGCATCGGTCCGAAGACGGCAATCAAAGCGATCACCGAGAACGGCGATCTCTGGAGCGTGCTCGAGGCCCGCGGCGCACACATCGAGTACGGCGACCGCGTCCGGCAGCTGTTCCGCGACCCCAACGTGACCGACGACTACGAGTTCGACACGGCCATCGACCCGGACCTCGAGGCCGCGAAATCGTACGTGACCGACGAGTGGGGCGTCGACGCCGGCGAGATCGAGCGCGGCTTCGAGCGCCTCGAGGAGAGCGTCACGCAGACGGGCCTGGATCGCTGGACGTAG
- a CDS encoding glycosyl hydrolase family 28-related protein yields MADETPRLGLGTYERGDDWDHTDTVEALDEHAIVRGPIAERPSEGDYDDELFHATDQGITWRWDAASEDWEYFSGRGSDDQPIPGTSHFEAAQLVHARTKETPVWNVEAHGIEGDGTTEVGQAVHDLLERVDQAGGGIVYFPPGHYLLERTPLIGDDTILLGAGRSTVFDGLRPDGDEGRALLSNKGFDATGYDGASNWGVCNVRIDAPDATGIMPAHADNVRLERIYGDRIYYHHIDVVSSKNVTIDGFWATRGGEGDSDAPVQFDSQNAGTGWNSVWDGRSDALVEDDDTPCRNCTLTDFEIDPSNDPAYGVHFHRGTNESITIEDGYITGCQYTAIRADPDEVVSDLTIDGVSCVGNARGITLSRVESGRRALTISNVTIRTDDDSVAGGSGLYAAGFDGAAISNVTVDGEFTNAIIFDDMTDLKLSNVTATGARHQAFRFRENVDATLTTARAADCGTVGVYSGPDSSVAYGGVTFDDVGSRVVVDGEIRDWVASSESS; encoded by the coding sequence ATGGCGGACGAGACACCGCGGCTCGGGTTGGGGACATACGAACGGGGCGACGACTGGGACCACACCGACACGGTCGAGGCCCTCGATGAGCACGCGATCGTCCGCGGACCGATCGCCGAGCGGCCGTCCGAGGGCGACTACGACGACGAACTGTTCCACGCGACCGACCAGGGGATCACCTGGCGCTGGGACGCCGCGAGCGAGGACTGGGAGTACTTCAGCGGACGGGGAAGCGACGATCAGCCGATACCGGGGACGAGTCACTTCGAGGCGGCACAACTGGTCCACGCGCGAACCAAGGAGACGCCCGTCTGGAACGTCGAGGCCCACGGGATCGAGGGCGACGGGACGACCGAGGTCGGACAAGCCGTTCACGACCTCCTCGAGCGGGTCGACCAGGCCGGCGGCGGGATCGTTTACTTCCCGCCCGGGCACTACCTCCTCGAGCGGACGCCACTGATCGGAGACGACACGATACTGCTGGGTGCCGGTCGCTCGACCGTTTTCGACGGGCTACGTCCCGACGGTGACGAGGGGCGGGCGCTGCTCTCGAACAAAGGGTTCGACGCGACCGGATACGACGGCGCGTCGAACTGGGGAGTCTGCAACGTCCGAATCGACGCGCCGGACGCGACCGGGATCATGCCCGCGCACGCGGACAACGTCCGGTTGGAGCGCATCTACGGCGACCGCATTTACTATCACCACATCGACGTCGTGTCGTCGAAAAACGTCACCATCGACGGGTTCTGGGCGACCCGCGGCGGGGAGGGCGACTCGGACGCGCCGGTCCAGTTCGACAGTCAGAACGCGGGGACGGGCTGGAACAGCGTATGGGACGGACGGAGCGACGCGCTCGTTGAGGACGATGATACTCCATGCAGAAACTGCACCCTCACGGACTTTGAGATCGATCCGTCGAACGACCCGGCGTACGGCGTCCACTTCCATCGCGGCACCAACGAGTCGATCACTATCGAGGACGGATACATCACTGGGTGCCAGTATACGGCCATCAGGGCTGATCCGGACGAGGTCGTATCGGACCTGACTATCGACGGTGTCTCGTGCGTCGGGAACGCGCGCGGGATCACGCTCAGCCGCGTCGAGAGCGGACGGCGAGCACTGACGATCAGTAACGTCACGATCAGGACAGACGACGATAGCGTCGCTGGGGGCTCGGGACTATACGCGGCCGGATTCGACGGCGCTGCAATCTCGAACGTCACCGTCGACGGCGAGTTCACGAACGCCATCATTTTCGACGACATGACTGATCTGAAGCTGAGCAACGTGACGGCGACGGGAGCGCGACACCAGGCGTTTCGCTTCCGAGAGAACGTCGACGCGACGCTCACGACCGCTCGAGCGGCGGACTGTGGCACTGTGGGCGTCTACTCGGGGCCCGACAGCAGCGTCGCCTACGGCGGCGTCACGTTCGATGACGTCGGGAGTCGGGTCGTCGTCGACGGGGAGATACGAGACTGGGTCGCGTCGTCGGAATCGTCGTAA
- a CDS encoding GNAT family N-acetyltransferase — MEYELLEWPPDGPKLRLDYKRFSYAGKFVMTNTGKAVARAADGRIVAAVAFNVDRTDEDTLWLRYVTVDRERRGEGIGPRLCRLVRDRAIERGYDRLRIAVNNPFAYEALYRTGFSYTGETTGIAELILEYPAPTADADTDWDVRERYQAGLAEFRDRDLSEEETEFLESRRDSEPPAPESGK; from the coding sequence GTGGAGTACGAACTGCTCGAGTGGCCGCCCGACGGGCCGAAGCTCCGACTCGATTACAAACGGTTCAGTTACGCCGGCAAGTTCGTCATGACGAACACGGGGAAGGCGGTGGCTCGAGCGGCCGACGGCCGGATCGTCGCGGCCGTCGCGTTCAACGTGGATCGCACGGACGAGGACACGCTGTGGCTGCGCTACGTGACTGTCGACCGCGAGCGCCGCGGCGAGGGGATCGGTCCCCGACTCTGCCGACTGGTTCGTGACCGTGCCATCGAACGCGGCTATGATCGCCTCCGGATCGCCGTCAACAACCCCTTCGCCTACGAGGCGCTCTACCGGACCGGATTTTCCTACACCGGCGAGACGACGGGTATCGCCGAACTGATTCTCGAGTACCCGGCACCGACTGCCGATGCCGACACGGACTGGGACGTACGGGAGCGGTATCAGGCTGGCCTCGCAGAGTTTCGCGACCGGGACCTCTCCGAGGAGGAGACGGAATTCCTCGAGTCGCGGCGTGACAGCGAGCCGCCCGCCCCCGAATCAGGGAAATGA
- a CDS encoding ATP-binding cassette domain-containing protein → MNAIHIDGITREFDGVTAVDDLSFAVERGELFGLLGPNGAGKSTLINMLVTLLPPTAGTAIVNGHDIRSEKGAVRSSLGIVFQEPALDEELTGAENLAFHARLYGQDRVERAARIDEVLELVGLSAERDDPVGTYSDGMKRRLEIGRGLLHEPAILFLDEPTVGLDARTRRDMWEYIEQLNETAGVSIVLTTHYIEEAEHLCDRVAIIDDGDIVAMDSPAALKASLGGDVVVLEFTDGDVPPALGERLAEQSWVREHTATDDVVRVTVDDGDARIADLVRLADGTGARISAIDLREPTLENVFLDVTDRSAATDDQRATGLESGPDADRAGQSPVDESTVGSDADRSSTASNDDRSSAVSTEDRP, encoded by the coding sequence ATGAATGCAATACACATCGACGGAATCACCAGGGAGTTCGACGGCGTTACCGCAGTCGACGACCTGTCGTTTGCGGTCGAGCGCGGCGAACTGTTCGGCCTGCTCGGCCCGAACGGGGCCGGCAAATCCACGCTGATCAACATGCTGGTGACGCTCCTGCCGCCAACGGCTGGGACCGCAATCGTCAACGGACACGACATCCGGTCCGAAAAGGGGGCCGTCCGGTCCAGTCTGGGAATCGTCTTTCAGGAACCCGCCCTCGATGAAGAACTCACCGGCGCGGAGAACCTGGCCTTTCACGCCCGGTTGTACGGACAGGACAGAGTCGAACGAGCGGCCCGCATCGACGAGGTACTCGAGCTCGTCGGGCTCTCCGCGGAACGTGACGACCCCGTCGGCACCTACTCGGACGGCATGAAACGCCGCCTCGAGATCGGTCGCGGCCTGCTCCACGAACCGGCGATCCTCTTCCTCGACGAACCGACCGTCGGCCTCGATGCGCGCACCCGCCGGGACATGTGGGAGTACATCGAGCAATTGAACGAGACAGCTGGTGTCTCGATCGTCCTGACGACCCACTACATCGAGGAGGCAGAGCACCTCTGTGATCGCGTGGCGATCATCGACGACGGCGACATCGTCGCGATGGACTCACCGGCAGCGCTCAAAGCATCGCTCGGCGGCGACGTCGTCGTCCTCGAGTTCACAGACGGCGACGTTCCGCCCGCGTTGGGCGAGCGACTCGCGGAGCAGTCGTGGGTCCGCGAACACACCGCTACTGACGACGTCGTCCGCGTTACGGTCGACGACGGCGACGCGCGGATCGCCGACCTCGTCAGGCTTGCCGACGGAACCGGCGCTCGGATCTCCGCAATCGACCTCCGGGAACCGACCCTCGAGAACGTCTTCCTCGACGTGACCGACCGGTCGGCGGCGACCGACGACCAGCGTGCGACCGGTCTCGAGTCCGGTCCCGATGCAGATCGCGCGGGCCAATCACCTGTGGACGAGTCGACCGTGGGTTCGGACGCGGACCGCTCGAGTACGGCGTCGAACGATGATCGCTCGAGTGCAGTGTCCACGGAGGATCGGCCATGA